The following coding sequences are from one Natrarchaeobaculum sulfurireducens window:
- a CDS encoding 3-hydroxyacyl-CoA dehydrogenase family protein, whose amino-acid sequence MNLETIDRVGVVGAGTMGSGIAQVAATHGYDVVVRDIEAEFVERGLETIEDSLGRLGEKGALPDDPDSIRDRIEGTTDLETLADCDIVVEAAVENLEIKKDVFADLDEITGDEAVLATNTSTLSITSIAAATDRPEQVVGLHYMNPVPIMEGVEIVVGEKTDAEVVSLAHEFAEDMGKTTWEADDKPGFVTNRILMPWINEGIRAYDEGVASREDIDAGMELGTNVPMGPLTLADHIGLDVCLHASETLFEELGDRYKPAYLLKRKVEADELGKKTGNGFYEYD is encoded by the coding sequence ATGAACCTCGAGACGATAGACCGTGTCGGCGTCGTCGGCGCTGGCACCATGGGAAGTGGTATCGCACAAGTCGCTGCGACCCACGGTTACGACGTGGTCGTCCGTGACATCGAAGCAGAGTTCGTCGAGCGCGGCCTCGAGACGATCGAGGACAGTCTCGGCCGACTCGGCGAGAAAGGGGCACTCCCGGACGACCCGGATTCGATCCGGGACCGAATCGAGGGAACGACCGACCTCGAGACGCTCGCCGACTGCGATATCGTCGTCGAGGCAGCCGTCGAGAACCTCGAGATCAAGAAGGACGTGTTCGCGGACCTCGACGAGATTACCGGCGACGAGGCGGTCCTGGCGACGAACACCAGCACGCTCTCGATCACCTCGATTGCGGCCGCGACCGACCGACCCGAGCAGGTGGTCGGCCTCCACTACATGAATCCCGTTCCGATCATGGAGGGCGTCGAAATCGTCGTCGGCGAGAAGACGGACGCCGAGGTCGTCTCGCTGGCCCACGAGTTCGCCGAAGATATGGGGAAGACGACCTGGGAGGCAGACGACAAGCCCGGCTTCGTCACGAACCGCATCCTGATGCCCTGGATCAACGAGGGGATCCGCGCCTACGACGAGGGCGTCGCCTCCAGGGAGGACATCGACGCGGGGATGGAACTCGGCACGAACGTCCCGATGGGGCCGCTGACGCTCGCCGATCACATCGGCCTCGACGTCTGTCTGCACGCCTCCGAGACGCTGTTCGAAGAACTCGGCGACCGGTATAAGCCGGCGTACCTTCTCAAGCGAAAAGTCGAAGCCGACGAACTCGGGAAAAAGACCGGCAACGGATTCTACGAGTACGACTAG
- a CDS encoding acyl-CoA dehydrogenase family protein yields MELTSEQELIRDTLRQFVENEVAEDVREADEAQSFPEDVWDGLADLEFTGMTVPEEYGGLDVDEVTYSIVNEELAVGHLAVATALSVHCLATSCIRQFGTEEHKEAWLPEMATGRPVGAFALSEPHAGSNPAEMSTEARLEGDEYVINGKKQWITNGERAGVVILFAKTDRDDPNTVTQFLVPTDADGLEVGKKEDKLGLRASDTTTLIFEDVRIPAENRLTEVGDGLKAAFSILTGGRVAIASQAVGVAQAALDAAVSYANEREQFGQPIVEHQAIGQKLADMQTDVQAARLLTRDAARKNEDGVDPMSAAMAKYFASETAVDVASEAVQVHGGYGYTKDFDVERYYRDAKITTIYEGTSEIQKKIIARHLKA; encoded by the coding sequence ATGGAGCTTACGAGCGAACAGGAACTCATCCGTGACACCTTACGGCAGTTCGTCGAGAACGAAGTGGCCGAGGACGTCCGCGAAGCCGACGAGGCACAGTCGTTCCCAGAAGACGTCTGGGACGGATTGGCCGACCTCGAGTTCACCGGGATGACCGTTCCCGAGGAGTACGGCGGCCTCGACGTCGACGAAGTCACCTACAGCATCGTCAACGAGGAGCTCGCGGTCGGCCATCTCGCCGTCGCCACCGCGCTATCGGTCCACTGTCTCGCCACCTCGTGTATCCGCCAGTTCGGCACCGAAGAACACAAAGAAGCGTGGCTCCCCGAGATGGCGACGGGGCGGCCAGTCGGCGCGTTCGCGCTCTCGGAACCCCACGCCGGCTCGAACCCCGCCGAGATGTCCACGGAGGCCCGACTCGAGGGCGACGAGTACGTCATCAACGGCAAGAAGCAATGGATCACCAACGGCGAACGCGCCGGTGTCGTGATCCTCTTCGCAAAGACCGACCGTGACGACCCGAACACCGTCACCCAGTTCCTCGTCCCCACAGACGCAGACGGACTCGAGGTCGGCAAGAAAGAGGACAAACTGGGCCTTCGGGCGAGCGACACGACGACGCTCATCTTCGAGGACGTCCGCATCCCGGCCGAAAACCGTCTGACCGAGGTCGGCGACGGGCTCAAAGCCGCCTTCTCGATCCTGACCGGTGGCCGGGTCGCTATCGCGAGCCAGGCCGTCGGCGTCGCTCAGGCGGCTCTAGATGCCGCCGTCTCCTACGCCAACGAACGCGAACAGTTCGGCCAGCCGATCGTCGAACACCAGGCGATCGGACAGAAACTCGCGGACATGCAGACCGACGTCCAGGCGGCCCGCCTGCTCACTCGCGATGCTGCACGCAAGAACGAAGACGGCGTCGACCCCATGTCCGCGGCGATGGCGAAATACTTCGCCAGCGAAACCGCCGTCGACGTGGCCAGCGAGGCCGTCCAGGTCCACGGCGGCTACGGCTACACCAAGGACTTCGACGTCGAACGCTACTACCGAGACGCGAAGATCACCACGATCTACGAAGGGACATCGGAGATCCAGAAGAAGATCATCGCCCGCCATCTCAAAGCGTAA
- a CDS encoding acyl CoA:acetate/3-ketoacid CoA transferase, translated as MTAVQSRDAALDRIGDGDTVGIGGFVAVGIPEHLLEGLGERYAERGSPGDLTLYHPAAEGDRQGRGLSHLVQDGMLERTIASHWGFTPDLMEWIVEGEIEAYNLPFGVMDHLLRDTAAGKPGTITHVGLGTFADPRQEGAKANDVTDEDIVELVTLDGEEYLFYHSVPIDVAILRGTTADENGNVTMEREALESNVLAMAQAAHNSGGTVIVQVERVTETGTLDPREVVIPGVLVDAVVEAPASHHPQTYAEPYSPAYSGEIRPPADDGSSEAAELDVRKIIARRAAMELSPDSVINLGVGVPERIPEVAAEGGISDEITQTVESGPVGGSASGGISFGTATGHEALVSSTQQFDFYDGGGLDFGFLGMAQIDAEGNVNVSRFGSQLPGCGGFINITQNAEQVVFCGTLTTGDFDISAGDGELSIDRDGDMPKFRESVEQITFSGEYARRIDQPVTYVTERAVFELREEGLTLTEIAPGVDLEADVLEKLECVPAVADDVAEMDARLFDADPFDLTHAVN; from the coding sequence ATGACAGCCGTCCAGTCTAGAGACGCGGCTCTCGATCGTATCGGCGACGGTGACACCGTCGGTATCGGCGGCTTCGTCGCCGTCGGAATTCCCGAACACCTCCTCGAGGGGCTCGGCGAACGGTACGCCGAGCGTGGCTCGCCGGGCGATCTGACGCTGTATCACCCTGCTGCCGAAGGCGACCGACAGGGTCGTGGGCTCTCACATCTCGTTCAGGACGGGATGCTCGAGCGGACGATCGCCAGCCACTGGGGGTTCACGCCGGACCTGATGGAGTGGATCGTCGAGGGCGAGATCGAGGCGTATAACCTCCCGTTCGGCGTGATGGATCACCTGTTGCGCGATACGGCCGCGGGCAAACCGGGGACGATCACGCACGTCGGGCTGGGCACCTTCGCCGATCCGCGCCAGGAGGGGGCGAAAGCAAACGACGTGACTGACGAGGACATCGTCGAACTCGTGACGCTCGACGGAGAGGAGTACCTGTTCTATCACTCGGTTCCGATCGATGTCGCGATCCTCCGTGGCACGACGGCCGACGAGAACGGCAACGTTACGATGGAGCGTGAGGCACTCGAGTCGAACGTCCTGGCGATGGCCCAGGCCGCCCACAACTCCGGCGGGACCGTCATCGTCCAGGTCGAACGCGTCACCGAGACGGGAACGCTCGACCCCAGAGAGGTCGTGATCCCCGGCGTGCTCGTCGACGCGGTCGTCGAAGCGCCAGCCTCCCACCACCCGCAGACGTACGCCGAACCGTACAGCCCCGCGTACTCGGGTGAGATCAGACCGCCAGCCGACGACGGCTCGAGCGAGGCCGCCGAACTGGACGTCCGGAAGATAATCGCTCGCCGAGCGGCGATGGAACTGTCGCCGGACTCGGTGATCAACCTGGGCGTCGGCGTCCCCGAGCGCATCCCCGAGGTCGCAGCCGAAGGTGGCATCAGCGACGAGATTACCCAGACCGTCGAGTCCGGGCCAGTGGGGGGCTCCGCCTCCGGCGGAATTAGCTTCGGGACGGCGACCGGACACGAAGCGCTGGTCTCGTCGACCCAGCAGTTCGACTTCTACGACGGCGGCGGCCTCGACTTCGGCTTCCTCGGGATGGCCCAGATCGACGCCGAGGGCAACGTCAACGTCAGTCGCTTCGGCTCGCAACTGCCAGGCTGCGGCGGCTTCATCAACATTACCCAGAACGCCGAGCAGGTCGTCTTCTGTGGGACGCTCACGACCGGCGACTTCGATATCTCGGCGGGCGACGGCGAGCTGTCGATCGACCGCGACGGCGACATGCCGAAGTTCCGTGAGTCGGTCGAGCAGATCACCTTCAGCGGCGAGTACGCCCGTCGGATCGACCAGCCGGTCACGTACGTCACCGAACGTGCAGTCTTCGAACTGCGCGAGGAAGGGCTGACGCTGACCGAGATCGCCCCCGGCGTCGACCTCGAGGCCGACGTGCTCGAGAAGCTCGAATGTGTGCCGGCCGTCGCCGACGATGTCGCCGAGATGGACGCCCGTCTGTTCGACGCCGACCCGTTCGATCTCACCCACGCAGTCAACTGA
- a CDS encoding enoyl-CoA hydratase/isomerase family protein, with product MDEYENLTVEYDDAVATVTFDSTAGRNALHMDFANELVDVATTLGEDPDTRCIVLTHEGNFFGAGADLAELSGDASDAPVLRQLAGRAHEAIVQFHQTETPVVGGVNGIAAGIGFSLALMPDLLVLGEDATLKFAYPGVGLTGDGGATFFLPRLVGLRTAKDIVLRDEPIGPDEAVEIGLASESVPTEAFDDRLHDLASDLAAGPTHALGTASRLLTESYDRGLESQLAAEVDAIAGGAHTEDYERGLAAFFGDDDPEFVGR from the coding sequence ATGGACGAGTACGAGAACCTGACCGTCGAATACGACGACGCAGTTGCGACGGTGACGTTCGACAGCACCGCCGGCCGAAACGCGTTGCACATGGACTTCGCGAACGAACTGGTCGACGTCGCGACGACCCTGGGCGAAGACCCCGATACGCGATGTATCGTCCTCACGCACGAGGGGAACTTCTTCGGTGCCGGAGCCGACCTCGCTGAACTGTCCGGAGACGCGAGTGACGCTCCCGTGCTTCGACAGCTTGCTGGCCGGGCTCACGAAGCGATCGTGCAGTTCCACCAGACGGAGACGCCGGTCGTGGGCGGCGTCAACGGGATCGCCGCCGGGATCGGGTTCAGTCTTGCGCTGATGCCGGATCTGCTCGTCCTCGGCGAGGACGCGACACTGAAGTTCGCCTACCCCGGCGTCGGACTGACCGGCGACGGCGGCGCGACGTTCTTCCTCCCGCGGCTGGTCGGCCTGCGGACCGCGAAAGACATCGTCCTTCGGGACGAGCCCATCGGCCCCGACGAAGCGGTCGAAATCGGTCTGGCCAGCGAGTCGGTGCCGACCGAGGCGTTCGACGACCGGCTCCATGACCTCGCGAGTGACCTGGCTGCCGGCCCAACACACGCACTCGGCACTGCGAGTCGACTCCTGACAGAGAGTTACGATCGCGGACTCGAGTCCCAGCTCGCAGCGGAAGTGGACGCTATCGCCGGTGGCGCACACACCGAAGACTACGAACGCGGACTCGCCGCGTTCTTCGGTGACGACGACCCCGAATTCGTCGGCCGATAG
- a CDS encoding LLM class flavin-dependent oxidoreductase: protein MHLGLVVPRTGSHDPTDLAVDAEGLGYDSVWLGELWGTSSVVKLTEIATQTEDVTVGTAIVNVFSRTPAVLAMTAATIDQVSDGRAVLGVGTSTPTAIENVHGMPFDQPVRRSHETLEIVSNILTGDERVDYDGELLSVDGVPPLGRDVPLYHAALGPANRRVVGRLCDGWIPHNVPFSELDEAFEVVATAAREAGRDPDGITIAPYVPAAVSEDEAEAYDAIRGHVAYYVGSGEGYRRAVGTVFPDRADEVADAWQAGERAEATDLVTDEMVEELGVAGTPAVARDRLENLVAETAIDRPLITIPEQAADDLAVGTIEALAPEGD, encoded by the coding sequence ATGCATCTTGGATTAGTCGTCCCACGAACCGGTTCGCACGATCCGACCGACCTCGCTGTCGACGCCGAGGGACTGGGCTACGATTCGGTCTGGCTGGGCGAGCTCTGGGGGACGAGTTCGGTCGTCAAGCTCACCGAGATCGCCACACAAACGGAAGACGTCACCGTCGGGACGGCGATCGTGAACGTCTTCTCGCGGACGCCAGCCGTCCTCGCGATGACGGCTGCGACGATCGATCAGGTTTCCGACGGCCGTGCCGTCCTCGGCGTCGGAACGAGTACGCCAACGGCCATCGAGAACGTCCACGGCATGCCTTTCGACCAGCCAGTCCGTCGGTCCCACGAGACGCTCGAGATCGTCTCGAACATCCTGACCGGCGACGAACGAGTCGATTACGACGGCGAACTCCTGAGCGTCGACGGCGTACCGCCGCTGGGCCGAGACGTACCGCTCTATCACGCCGCACTCGGCCCGGCGAACCGCCGCGTCGTCGGCCGGCTCTGTGACGGCTGGATCCCCCACAACGTCCCCTTCTCGGAACTCGATGAGGCGTTCGAGGTCGTCGCCACGGCGGCTCGAGAGGCCGGCCGTGATCCGGACGGGATCACCATCGCGCCGTACGTCCCAGCAGCCGTCAGCGAGGACGAAGCCGAGGCCTACGACGCCATCCGCGGCCACGTCGCCTACTACGTTGGCAGCGGCGAGGGCTACCGGCGCGCCGTTGGCACCGTATTCCCGGACCGAGCGGATGAGGTCGCCGACGCATGGCAGGCTGGCGAGCGTGCCGAGGCGACCGACCTCGTGACCGACGAGATGGTCGAGGAACTCGGCGTCGCCGGCACGCCGGCGGTTGCTCGCGACCGACTCGAGAACCTGGTCGCAGAGACGGCGATCGATCGTCCGCTCATCACGATCCCGGAGCAGGCGGCCGACGATCTGGCTGTCGGGACGATCGAGGCACTCGCCCCGGAGGGCGACTGA
- a CDS encoding IclR family transcriptional regulator: MTETPNRSIERAFIIIDELTESGGAGVSEMAERVDLPVSTVHDYLQALVMTGYVKKEDTSYQITTRFLEVGNRHRHRLEIFKAANDELETVATESGEHATLFVAENDEAVILAVQEGPDAINLFAYPGARMPLHATAPGKAMLAQMSSEQVESIIDRRGLAAVTSKTVTDPDRLFEQLETVEQQGYSIDEGERIAGMVCIAAPVMDKSDRVRGAICVCGPQSRLDDERQQEIADLVKRAANVTQVNLDYV; this comes from the coding sequence ATGACGGAGACGCCAAACCGGTCGATCGAACGGGCATTCATCATCATCGACGAGCTTACCGAAAGCGGTGGTGCTGGCGTGTCCGAGATGGCAGAGCGGGTGGATCTGCCCGTTAGTACCGTCCACGACTACCTACAGGCGCTCGTGATGACGGGCTACGTGAAAAAAGAAGACACGTCGTACCAGATTACCACGCGATTTCTGGAGGTCGGCAATCGGCACCGACACCGACTGGAGATCTTTAAAGCGGCGAACGACGAACTCGAGACCGTTGCCACGGAGAGCGGCGAACACGCGACGCTGTTCGTTGCGGAGAACGACGAGGCGGTGATCCTCGCCGTCCAGGAGGGTCCCGACGCGATCAACCTGTTCGCGTACCCGGGTGCGCGAATGCCGTTGCACGCCACGGCACCCGGGAAAGCCATGCTCGCACAGATGTCCAGTGAGCAAGTCGAGTCGATCATCGACCGACGCGGGCTCGCCGCCGTCACCTCGAAGACGGTGACCGATCCGGATCGCCTCTTCGAGCAGCTCGAGACGGTCGAGCAACAGGGGTACTCGATCGACGAGGGAGAACGCATCGCCGGAATGGTCTGTATTGCGGCACCGGTCATGGACAAGAGCGATCGGGTTCGCGGCGCGATCTGTGTCTGTGGCCCACAGAGCCGGCTCGACGACGAGCGTCAACAGGAGATCGCCGATCTCGTCAAGCGCGCCGCAAACGTCACCCAGGTGAACTTAGACTACGTCTGA
- a CDS encoding helix-turn-helix transcriptional regulator, which yields MESALEEIEFLALSSNRVEVLELLAAERYTRAELARETGASQATLGRILGDFGDRSWIVREGSEYTATATGKLVAAGFTDLLEIVDAERKLRNIVSYLPVDALTFDVRRLAHATITTPSRTRPNAPLQRLLELLGDADSVRTVSHAFNEQTLTVVEERTAANDQSFTGVFSRPAIDALADEPDLRRRLETLLEAEEATVGVVAEVPLAVMTVDDVVYLLLRDEQGILRASVDTADPDVRAWADTVIDDYLADATLLEVDAIDSD from the coding sequence ATGGAATCGGCACTCGAAGAAATCGAGTTCCTCGCCCTCTCGTCGAACCGCGTCGAAGTGCTCGAGTTACTCGCTGCGGAGCGGTACACTCGCGCGGAACTCGCCCGAGAAACTGGCGCTTCCCAGGCGACGTTGGGTCGCATTCTCGGCGATTTCGGGGACCGGTCGTGGATCGTTCGAGAGGGGAGCGAGTATACGGCGACGGCGACGGGCAAACTCGTTGCTGCGGGGTTTACCGACCTGTTAGAGATCGTCGATGCCGAACGAAAACTCCGAAACATCGTCTCGTACCTCCCTGTAGACGCACTGACGTTCGACGTCCGGCGACTCGCCCACGCGACGATCACCACTCCGAGTCGAACGCGACCGAACGCTCCGCTGCAACGACTGCTCGAGTTGCTCGGGGACGCCGACTCGGTTCGAACCGTCTCCCACGCGTTTAACGAACAGACGCTCACGGTGGTCGAAGAGCGGACGGCAGCGAACGACCAGTCGTTTACCGGCGTCTTCTCCCGCCCTGCCATCGACGCGCTCGCGGACGAACCGGACCTTCGGCGTCGGCTCGAGACACTCCTCGAGGCCGAGGAGGCGACGGTCGGCGTGGTTGCGGAGGTCCCACTCGCCGTCATGACCGTCGACGACGTCGTCTACTTGCTCTTGCGCGACGAACAGGGCATCCTCCGGGCATCGGTCGATACGGCTGATCCCGACGTCCGGGCCTGGGCCGATACGGTCATCGACGACTACCTGGCCGATGCGACACTGCTCGAGGTAGACGCGATCGACTCCGATTGA
- a CDS encoding DMT family transporter, producing the protein MIDRRTLSLFALSSLFFGGTFVAAKAGLEYFPPLLFVALRFDVAALVLVGYVALTSTRDELLPSSRGDVVGIVATGVLVIGLANALLFVGQQYATSAVGAIVFSLVPILTPVFAAVFLTSERLSARGVVGMVLALVGVGLVVSPDPSAMVGGDALGRAILFGGAVSAAFGAVLIRRSNPTLSSTVRIAWGLPLAAALSHGLSFAAGESTAAISWTTEAILALAYVSLIAGVLAYVAYFALLDSTGAIRANLVFYVVPVVSTIGGAALLGESITTAAIVGFLTIFAGFAIIGSESVDLASRLPTVGASSSGPNESPASTEEPRGYRSD; encoded by the coding sequence GTGATCGACCGACGAACGCTCTCGCTGTTCGCACTCTCGAGTCTCTTCTTCGGGGGAACGTTCGTCGCCGCCAAGGCGGGTCTCGAGTACTTCCCGCCACTGCTGTTCGTCGCGCTACGGTTCGACGTGGCAGCGCTCGTCCTCGTCGGCTACGTCGCGCTCACCTCCACGCGCGACGAGTTGCTTCCCTCGAGCCGCGGTGATGTCGTGGGAATCGTCGCGACGGGCGTCCTCGTGATCGGATTAGCGAACGCACTCCTGTTCGTCGGCCAGCAGTACGCGACCAGCGCGGTGGGGGCAATCGTCTTTAGCCTCGTCCCGATTCTGACCCCCGTCTTCGCCGCCGTTTTCCTCACTTCCGAGCGCCTCTCGGCCCGCGGCGTCGTCGGGATGGTCCTCGCACTCGTCGGCGTTGGACTCGTGGTTAGCCCCGATCCTTCGGCGATGGTCGGCGGGGACGCCCTCGGGCGGGCGATTCTCTTCGGCGGAGCCGTCAGCGCCGCCTTCGGTGCCGTGCTCATCCGGCGATCGAATCCTACGCTCTCGAGTACGGTACGTATCGCCTGGGGGCTGCCGCTGGCCGCCGCGCTGTCCCACGGCCTCTCGTTTGCGGCAGGTGAGTCGACCGCGGCTATCTCCTGGACGACGGAGGCGATCCTCGCACTCGCGTACGTCAGCCTCATCGCAGGCGTTCTGGCGTACGTCGCGTACTTTGCCCTGCTGGATTCGACCGGCGCGATCCGGGCGAATCTGGTGTTCTATGTCGTCCCGGTCGTCTCGACGATCGGCGGGGCCGCGTTGCTCGGCGAGTCGATTACGACGGCCGCCATCGTTGGCTTCCTGACGATCTTCGCCGGGTTCGCCATCATCGGCAGCGAGTCAGTCGACCTCGCCTCGAGACTGCCGACGGTCGGTGCGAGTTCCTCGGGACCGAACGAGTCGCCAGCCAGCACCGAGGAACCGCGGGGCTACCGGTCGGATTGA
- a CDS encoding HAD family hydrolase — MNSVADPRAEYDFWLLDLDGTLVDVEWSYTREVFDRVGDRLGREFSDREADIIWSGLTGSRDHQLLEWGIDPTTFWEAFHEEEDPLVRAEQTYLHEDAAFVADLDVPVGLVTHCQEFLCEPVLDNVGIRDWFDSRLCCTHETGWKPDPDPVQQVMADLGVGYNGHQGVLAGDGANDVGAAWNAGIDAIHVERVGHDRRGRCVLGDYRVRSFDDLTASKPLFASGQSDR, encoded by the coding sequence ATGAATTCCGTGGCCGACCCCCGAGCCGAATACGACTTCTGGTTGCTCGATCTGGACGGAACGCTCGTCGACGTCGAGTGGTCGTACACTCGAGAGGTGTTCGACCGGGTCGGCGACCGCCTCGGCCGCGAGTTCAGCGACCGCGAGGCGGACATCATCTGGAGCGGCCTGACTGGCTCGCGAGATCACCAGCTACTCGAGTGGGGAATCGATCCGACGACGTTCTGGGAGGCGTTCCACGAAGAAGAGGACCCACTGGTCCGGGCCGAACAGACCTACCTCCACGAGGACGCCGCGTTCGTCGCTGATCTCGACGTGCCGGTCGGGCTCGTGACGCACTGTCAGGAATTCCTCTGTGAACCGGTCCTCGACAACGTCGGTATCCGTGACTGGTTCGACTCGCGGCTGTGTTGTACCCACGAGACGGGCTGGAAACCCGACCCTGATCCCGTCCAACAGGTCATGGCCGATCTCGGCGTTGGCTACAACGGCCACCAGGGTGTGCTCGCCGGCGACGGTGCGAACGACGTGGGCGCAGCCTGGAACGCCGGTATCGATGCTATCCACGTCGAACGCGTCGGCCACGACCGACGCGGCCGCTGCGTCCTCGGTGACTACCGTGTTCGCTCGTTCGACGATCTGACTGCCTCAAAGCCTCTTTTCGCGTCCGGTCAATCCGACCGGTAG
- a CDS encoding NAD(+)/NADH kinase, producing the protein MHGRRLATTDEIIAIASPDSDEPLERLRTWAESRGISFSAVGVGDDVGDVYTESRATLGVTIGGDGTFLEGIKTFAPRGIPLLGVNAGTLSFLARVEIEHLEDALDEVLRGRATVDSRQQIRIEATGLRATGINDVMIQHVPPENPIDRKVTQLEVFADGEYVGEFEGTGLAVSTPTGSTGISLSAEGPVHYPVNNHTLQIVPLHTHRMGIRPLVVAPTTELQIVTRGTASILVDGGRTHTVLSERSVIELTGADQRAHVVRTSYDDPFFTAITDKLGWGAREVDDPGPTELLDGPQPVTEREPNVVERARDIAIEAARSAGEPLRELHGQIESVEYKTDKSDIVTEADHQADHIIKTVVQNEFEDHNIVSEESEYVEGDSEYTWVIDPLDGTGNFAHGNPNYSVSIALLDDDVPVVGVVHVPETDEMFHAIAGEAAYEGEARIETTDRDALDESMLLSGYDPDGSFLAHYYEAARGVRRLGSAALNLCYLASGSADAVWEYDTHPWDVAAGVVIARTAGATVTDETGDPYTVEFDAEGRKGLLGSNGPLHPALLEHLEQEDAGLADVTDD; encoded by the coding sequence ATGCACGGGCGACGACTGGCGACGACCGACGAGATCATCGCGATTGCGAGCCCGGACAGCGACGAACCGCTGGAACGACTGCGGACGTGGGCTGAGAGTCGCGGCATCAGCTTTTCAGCTGTCGGCGTCGGTGACGACGTCGGCGACGTCTACACGGAGAGCCGGGCGACTCTCGGCGTAACGATCGGTGGCGACGGCACGTTCCTCGAGGGAATCAAGACGTTCGCTCCCCGGGGCATTCCGCTGCTCGGTGTGAACGCAGGTACGCTCTCGTTTCTGGCCCGCGTGGAGATCGAACACCTCGAGGATGCCCTAGACGAGGTCCTCCGGGGACGGGCAACCGTCGACAGTCGCCAGCAGATCCGTATCGAGGCGACGGGGCTACGAGCGACCGGGATCAACGACGTGATGATCCAGCACGTCCCGCCGGAGAACCCGATCGATCGGAAGGTAACCCAACTCGAGGTGTTTGCCGACGGTGAGTACGTCGGTGAGTTCGAAGGGACCGGGCTCGCGGTGTCGACGCCGACCGGTTCGACCGGCATCTCGTTATCGGCGGAGGGGCCGGTTCACTACCCGGTGAACAATCACACGCTCCAGATCGTCCCGCTGCACACCCACCGGATGGGAATCCGGCCGCTGGTCGTCGCGCCGACGACGGAACTCCAGATCGTGACCCGTGGCACCGCGAGCATCCTCGTCGACGGTGGTCGGACCCACACTGTCCTGAGCGAGCGAAGTGTGATCGAGCTGACCGGGGCCGACCAGCGCGCACACGTGGTCCGAACGAGCTACGACGATCCGTTCTTTACGGCGATCACCGACAAACTCGGCTGGGGGGCCCGCGAGGTCGACGATCCCGGCCCGACCGAACTACTCGACGGACCACAGCCCGTGACCGAACGCGAACCGAACGTCGTCGAGCGAGCGCGCGACATCGCCATCGAGGCGGCCAGAAGCGCCGGCGAACCGCTTCGAGAGCTCCACGGCCAGATCGAGTCCGTCGAGTACAAAACCGATAAATCGGACATCGTCACCGAAGCCGACCACCAGGCCGATCACATCATCAAGACCGTTGTCCAGAACGAGTTCGAAGACCACAACATCGTCTCGGAGGAAAGCGAGTACGTCGAGGGCGACAGCGAGTACACGTGGGTGATCGATCCGCTCGACGGAACCGGAAACTTCGCCCACGGTAACCCGAACTACTCGGTTTCGATCGCGCTGCTTGACGACGACGTGCCCGTCGTGGGTGTCGTCCACGTCCCCGAAACCGACGAAATGTTCCACGCCATCGCCGGCGAGGCGGCCTACGAGGGTGAGGCTCGAATCGAGACTACCGACCGCGACGCGCTGGACGAGAGCATGCTCCTCTCTGGGTACGATCCGGACGGCTCGTTTCTGGCCCACTACTACGAGGCCGCTCGCGGCGTCCGTCGACTCGGCTCCGCCGCGTTGAACCTCTGTTATCTCGCGAGCGGGAGCGCCGACGCCGTCTGGGAGTACGACACTCACCCCTGGGACGTCGCCGCTGGCGTCGTCATCGCCCGCACCGCCGGCGCGACGGTGACCGACGAGACCGGCGACCCCTACACCGTCGAGTTCGACGCGGAGGGCCGAAAAGGGCTGCTCGGCTCGAACGGTCCGCTCCATCCCGCGTTGCTCGAGCATCTAGAGCAGGAGGACGCTGGACTGGCTGACGTGACTGATGATTGA